The genomic DNA GGATCTTGATTGCTTCTTCGAAGCCGTACGACTTGCCGGCGACGACTGCGGCCTTGGAGGCCTTCTCACGCTTGGTCTGTGCCATCTTATTAACCCTCCACCACGATGCCGATCGAACGCGCAGAACCGGCGATCGTACGCACGGCGGCGTCCAGATCGGCGGCAGTCAGATCCGGTTCCTTCGCCTTGGCGATCTCTTCCAGCTGCTTGCGGGTGACCTTGCCGACCTTCTCGGTGTTCGGGCGCTTGGAGCCCGACGAGATGCCAGCAGCCTTCTTCAGCAGGGTGGTCGCCGGGGTGCTCTTGGTGATGAAGGTGAACGTACGGTCCGAATAGGCCGTGATGATCACCGGAACCGGCAGACCCGGCTCGAGCTTCTGCGTGGCGGCATTGAAGGCCTTGCAGAATTCCATGATGTTCAGACCACGCTGACCCAGCGCAGGACCGACCGGCGGCGAGGGATTGGCCTGACCGGCCTTCACCTGCAGCTTGATGTAACCGACAACTTTCTTTGCCATGACTATGCTCTCCGGGTGCTAGCGCCTTACGACTACAGGCTCCCCATCGGACCGGGAATCTCGCGTCCCGGCATCGCGTTTTTGAATACATGCCGAAGGCCACCTTGCGGCGGCCTTCACTTTTGCCAGGTTCCTGGCAGGAAGCCGGGCACTATACCAGTGCTTTGACGTAACGTCCACACCAGGGATCCTGAACGCCGGGCTTCGCCCGGCGCCGTGGATCAGCCGTTGGCTTTTTCGACCTGGCCGAACTCGAGCTCCACCGGGGTGGCGCGACCGAAAATCAACACCGAGACGCGCAGACGGCTCTTCTCGTAGTTGACTTCTTCCACCACACCGTTGAAGTCGTTGAACGGACCGTCGGTGACGCGGACCATCTGGCCCGGCTCGAACAGCACCTTCGGACGCGGCTTCTCGATACCGTCCTGAACGCGGTTCAGGATGGCTTCGGCTTCGGAATCGGCGATCGGCAGCGGGCGATCCGCGGTGCCACCGATGAAGCCCAGCACGCGGGACGTATCCTTCACCAGATGCCAGCTTTCGCTGTCGATGCGCGGGATGCCGCCTTCTTCGTGGGTCTCGATCTGCACCAGCACGTAGCCGGGGAAGAACTTGCGCTCGGAACGACGCTTCTGGCCTGCGCGCATTTCGACCACTTCTTCGGTCGGAACCAGCACATCACCAAACAGCTCTTCCTTGGCGTCACGGACGATGCGATCGCGCAAGGCCTGCGCAACCGACTTCTCGAAGCCTGAATAGGCGTGAACAACGTACCAGCGCTTCATGGGTTACTCCTTACCGGCCCAGGAACCACTGGGTCAGTTTCTGAATGACGAAGTCGAATCCACCCAGCAGCAAGCTGAGGATGATCACAACCACGATAACGACCCAGGTCATCCGGATGGCTTCCTGGCGCGTCGGCCAGACCACCTTGCGCAGCTCGAAGCGTGACTCGGACAGGAAGTCGCGGGTATCGCGACCCTTTCCGGTCAGCATGAAAACGGCAATACCGCCCGCCAGGCCGACAATCACGGCAAGCGCGCGGATCTGGCCAGCCCACGCACCCAGCTGGGCGGCGCGACCGGAGTCTGCAGAGAACCAGAACCAGACGAACAGTCCTGCCAGCACCAGCAACGATGCGGCGACGTACTTGACGAGGTCTCCACCAGAGGTGGACGTATCCTTGGAGTGTTCGATCTTGCTGTTCATCCGGCTCGGGCTGCTTTAGCGGCGGACCGCTGGTTAGGAAGGCAGATGGCACGCCAGGAGGGACTCGAACCCCCAACCTGCGGTTTTGGAGACCGCTGCTCTGCCAATTGAGCTACTGGCGTACGTAGGTAAACTTTGCCTTGCCTTAGACGGCGAAGGCGGACCGAGGTTCCCGGCCCGCCAATCGCGCGACCGGCAGTCTTGCACAAACTGCCGGAACTGCGGGATTACTTGACGATCTTCGACACCACGCCGGCGCCGACGGTACGGCCGCCTTCGCGGATCGCGAAACGCAGGCCTTCGTCCATTGCCACCGGGTTGATCAGGGTGACAACCATCTTCACGTTGTCGCCCGGCATCACCATCTCGACACCTTCCGGCAGCTTGGCAGCACCGGTGATGTCAGTGGTACGGAAGTAGAACTGCGGACGGTAGCCGTTGAAGAACGGGGTGTGACGGCCGCCCTCATCCTTCGACAGCACGTACACTTCGCCTTCGAACTCGGTGTGCGGCTTGATCGAACCCGGCTTGCAGAGGACCTGGCCACGCTCGACGTCGTCACGCTTGGTGCCGCGCAGCAGCAGACCGGCGTTGTCGCCTGCCTGACCCTGGTCGAGCAGCTTGCGGAACATTTCCACGCCGGTCACGGTGGTCTTGACGGTGTCGCGGATACCGACGATTTCGATTTCTTCGCCGACCTTGATCACGCCGCGCTCGATACGACCGGTCACCACGGTGCCGCGGCCCGAGATCGAGAACACGTCTTCCACCGGCATCAGGAACGGCTTGTCGACAGCGCGCTCCGGCATCGGGATCCAGCTGTCCAGCGCCTCGACCAGCTTGATGACAGCCGGCACACCGATGTCGCTCTGATCGCCTTCCAGCGCCAGACGCGCCGAACCGGCGATGATCGGGGTGTCGTCGCCCGGGAAGTCGTACTTGCTCAGCAGCTCGCGCACTTCCATTTCCACCAGCTCAAGCAGCTCGGCGTCATCGACCATGTCTGCCTTGTTCAGGAAGACGACGATGTACGGCACGCCGACCTGACGCGACAGCAGGATGTGCTCGCGGGTCTGCGGCATCGGGCCGTCAGCAGCGGAACAGACCAGGATCGCGCCGTCCATCTGCGCTGCACCGGTGATCATGTTCTTGACGTAGTCAGCATGGCCCGGGCAATCGACGTGGGCGTAGTGACGGTTCGGGGATTCATATTCGACGTGTGCGGTCGAAATCGTGATGCCACGTGCCTTTTCTTCCGGCGCGGCGTCGATCGAGGAATAATCCTTGAACTCGCCACCGAAGCGCTCGGCACCGATCTTGGTCAGTGCGGCGGTCAGCGTGGTCTTGCCGTGGTCGACGTGACCGATGGTGCCGACGTTGACGTGCGGCTTGGTGCGCTCGAACTTACCCTTGGCCATGGCTGCTTATCTCGAATTCGTCTTGGGGTGATGCTTAAGATGGTGCTCACGAAAGGAATCGAACCTTCGACCTCTTCCTTACCAAGGAAGTGCTCTACCGACTGAGCTACGTGAGCGAGTTTTGCATTATGGCATGAACCGAAATATCTTCAAAGTTCTAAACATTCAATGGAGCGGGAGACGGGAATCGAACCCGCACAATCAGCTTGGAAGGCTGAAGTTCTACCATTGAACTACTCCCGCACCGGGAATTGCCACAACGTGAAACTACGTGAAACTGGTGGAGGGAGGTGGATTCGAACCACCGAAGGCGTAAGCCAGCAGATTTACA from Stenotrophomonas sp. 169 includes the following:
- the rplK gene encoding 50S ribosomal protein L11 — protein: MAKKVVGYIKLQVKAGQANPSPPVGPALGQRGLNIMEFCKAFNAATQKLEPGLPVPVIITAYSDRTFTFITKSTPATTLLKKAAGISSGSKRPNTEKVGKVTRKQLEEIAKAKEPDLTAADLDAAVRTIAGSARSIGIVVEG
- the nusG gene encoding transcription termination/antitermination protein NusG — translated: MKRWYVVHAYSGFEKSVAQALRDRIVRDAKEELFGDVLVPTEEVVEMRAGQKRRSERKFFPGYVLVQIETHEEGGIPRIDSESWHLVKDTSRVLGFIGGTADRPLPIADSEAEAILNRVQDGIEKPRPKVLFEPGQMVRVTDGPFNDFNGVVEEVNYEKSRLRVSVLIFGRATPVELEFGQVEKANG
- the tuf gene encoding elongation factor Tu, with protein sequence MAKGKFERTKPHVNVGTIGHVDHGKTTLTAALTKIGAERFGGEFKDYSSIDAAPEEKARGITISTAHVEYESPNRHYAHVDCPGHADYVKNMITGAAQMDGAILVCSAADGPMPQTREHILLSRQVGVPYIVVFLNKADMVDDAELLELVEMEVRELLSKYDFPGDDTPIIAGSARLALEGDQSDIGVPAVIKLVEALDSWIPMPERAVDKPFLMPVEDVFSISGRGTVVTGRIERGVIKVGEEIEIVGIRDTVKTTVTGVEMFRKLLDQGQAGDNAGLLLRGTKRDDVERGQVLCKPGSIKPHTEFEGEVYVLSKDEGGRHTPFFNGYRPQFYFRTTDITGAAKLPEGVEMVMPGDNVKMVVTLINPVAMDEGLRFAIREGGRTVGAGVVSKIVK
- the secE gene encoding preprotein translocase subunit SecE; this encodes MNSKIEHSKDTSTSGGDLVKYVAASLLVLAGLFVWFWFSADSGRAAQLGAWAGQIRALAVIVGLAGGIAVFMLTGKGRDTRDFLSESRFELRKVVWPTRQEAIRMTWVVIVVVIILSLLLGGFDFVIQKLTQWFLGR